From a region of the Castanea sativa cultivar Marrone di Chiusa Pesio chromosome 10, ASM4071231v1 genome:
- the LOC142614199 gene encoding receptor-like protein EIX1 isoform X2: MGSLRYLNLSHAGFEGLIPHQLGNLSNLHYLNLGHNYYNLYVKSLQWLSGLPLLQHLDLSYANLSQASDWLQEINKLPSLSELRLSQCYLSGFIPPTIPSSINFSSLTTLDLSSNYLQNTSILFWVFGLHNLVSLDLSYNWFQGPIPVHLQNLTSLRHLDLSSNAFNSSIPNWLYSFSHLEFLNLWQNMMQGRISSAIGNLTSAISIDLSSNELEGKVPRSFGNLCKLREIRLSSNKWGQQIPEIFESLSGCVSNGLEILEMDSAQLSGQLTDELGQFKNLVILFLGNNSISGPIPWSIGNLSSLRSLYLESNQINGTLPPSFGHLSKLESLDIYSNMLEGVVSEVHFTNLTRLTLLYASKNRLTLKVSLDWIPPFQLKYLVLGSWNLGPKFPSWLCSQKQLLSLDISNTGIIDAVPPWFWNLSSQFTYLNISHNQIYGEIPHIPLILSDGSIIDVSSNHFEGPLPCISSNLSFLDLSNNSLSGSIFHFLCYKMKEPKKMEFLNLGKNLLSGNISNCWMKWQRLVALNLGNNNFSGSIPASIGSLINLRSLHLSNNSFSGKFPSLLKNCKYLFTIDVGKNEFVGSIPWWIGHRLSSLMILSLRFNNFHGQIPEELCALTSLQILDLSHNKLFGSIPKCLNNFITMARNNNSNSPIYVFGWSTLSSSLPFESELLVIKGESLEYSTTLQLVNIIDLSNNNLSGEIPKEVASLQGLQSLNLSSNILTGMIPENIGDMGSLESIDFSINQLCGQIPQSMSSLTFLSHLNLSNNNLIGRIPSSTQLQSLSASSFFGNKLCGPPLTDSCTINYVKPNIQNKRSKDFGGLKVDWFFVSMALGFVVGFWLVLGPLLWNKQWRILYFQFLDHLGYKLSGVVAQTWQHLITL, translated from the exons ATGGGGAGCTTAAGATATCTTAATCTCTCCCATGCGGGATTTGAGGGATTGATTCCTCATCAACTTGGGAATCTCTCTAATTTGCACTATCTCAATCTTGGgcataattattataatttatatgtgAAGAGCCTTCAATGGCTCTCTGGGCTTCCTTTACTACAACACCTTGATTTGAGTTATGCAAACCTTAGCCAAGCCTCTGATTGGCTACAGGAGATAAACAAACTCCCTTCCTTGTCAGAGTTGCGATTGTCACAATGCTACCTTTCTGGTTTCATTCCACCAACGATACCCAGTAGTATTAACTTCTCATCTCTCACCACCCTTGATCTTTCATCCAACTATCTTCAAAACACTTCGATTCTGTTTTGGGTCTTTGGTCTTCATAATCTGGTTTCTCTTGATCTATCTTACAATTGGTTTCAAGGTCCAATCCCTGTTCATCTCCAGAACTTGACTTCACTTAGGCACCTCGATCTATCTAGTAACGCTTTCAACTCTTCAATCCCCAATTGGCTGTACAGTTTTAGTCATCTTGAGTTCCTCAACCTCTGGCAAAATATGATGCAGGGTAGAATCTCTAGTGCCATTGGAAACCTAACATCTGCCATTAGCATAGACTTGTCATCCAATGAACTCGAAGGAAAGGTACCAAGATCTTTTGGTAATCTCTGCAAATTAAGGGAAATTAGATTGTCATCCAACAAATGGGGTCAACAGATACCTGAAATCTTTGAAAGTCTATCAGGATGTGTTTCAAATGGACTAGAGATCTTAGAAATGGACAGTGCTCAACTGTCTGGGCAGTTGACTGATGAACTTGGGCAATTTAAAAATCTGGTCATCCTTTTTTTGGGGAATAATTCAATTTCAGGTCCTATTCCATGGTCTATAGGAAATCTTTCCTCTTTAAGATCCTTGTATCTTGAGAGTAATCAAATTAATGGTACTCTCCCTCCAAGCTTTGGACATCTCTCCAAATTAGAGTCTCTAGATATTTATTCAAATATGTTGGAGGGTGTAGTATCTGAAGTTCATTTTACCAATTTAACAAGATTAACTTTACTTTATGCATCTAAAAATCGATTGACTTTAAAAGTAAGTCTCGATTGGATCCCTCCTTTTCAACTCAAATATTTAGTTTTGGGATCATGGAATTTAGGGCCCAAATTTCCTTCATGGCTCTGTTCACAAAAGCAACTTTTGAGCTTGGACATATCCAACACAGGGATTATAGATGCAGTTCCTCCTTGGTTTTGGAACTTGTCTTCTCAGTTTACTTATCTAAATATCTCTCACAATCAAATCTATGGAGAGATTCCGCATATCCCTTTGATTTTGTCCGATGGTTCAATAATTGATGTGAGTTCAAATCACTTCGAAGGTCCATTGCCTTGTATATCCTCTAATTTGAGCTTCCTTGATCTTTCTAATAATTCACTATCTGgatctatttttcattttttgtgttaCAAGATGAAGGAGCCCAAAAAGATGGAATTTCTCAATCTTGGAAAAAATCTGTTATCAGGGAATATAAGTAATTGCTGGATGAAGTGGCAAAGGTTGGTTGCCTTAAATTTGGGAAACAACAATTTCTCTGGTTCTATCCCAGCATCCATTGGATCTCTTATTAATCTTAGGTCTTTGCACCTATCTAACAACAGTTTCTCTGGAAAATTTCCATCCTTGttgaaaaattgtaaatatttgTTTACTATTGATGTTGGCAAAAATGAGTTTGTTGGGAGCATACCTTGGTGGATTGGACACAGACTTTCAAGCTTGATGATTCTTAGCCTTCGCTTCAATAATTTCCATGGTCAAATACCAGAAGAACTTTGTGCTCTGACTTCACTCCAAATCCTAGACCTTTCACATAATAAGCTATTTGGAAGCATACCTAAATGTCTCAACAATTTCATTACTATGGCCAGAAATAACAATTCAAATTCTCCCATATATGTCTTTGGTTGGTCAACATTGTCTAGTTCTTTGCCTTTTGAAAGTGAATTGCTTGTGATTAAGGGAGAATCTCTTGAGTATTCCACCACACTTCAACTTGTAAATATTATAGACCTTTCCAACAACAATTTGTCAGGAGAGATTCCTAAAGAAGTGGCTAGTCTCCAAGGACTACAATCATTGAATTTGTCATCTAATATCTTGACTGGAATGATTCCGGAGAATATAGGTGATATGGGATCATTGGAATCTATTGATTTCTCAATAAACCAACTTTGCGGTCAAATTCCTCAAAGTATGTCAAGTTTGACATTTTTGAGCCACTTGAACTTGTCAAACAACAATTTAATTGGGAGAATCCCTTCAAGCACTCAGCTACAGAGCCTCAGCGCATCCAGTTTTTTTGGGAACAAGCTTTGTGGACCTCCACTTACTGATAGTTGTACTATAAATTATGTAAAACCAAACATTCAAAACAAAAGGAGCAAGGATTTTGGTGGGCTTAAGGTGGATTGGTTTTTTGTAAGTATGGCACTTGGATTTGTGGTTGGGTTTTGGCTTGTATTGGGTCCTTTACTATGGAACAAGCAATGGAGAATTTTGTACTTTCAATTCCTAGATCACCTAGGGTACAAGCTCAGTGGTGTAGTAGCACAAACTTGGCAGCATT TGATCACTTTGTAA
- the LOC142614199 gene encoding receptor-like protein EIX1 isoform X3, translating into MGSLRYLNLSHAGFEGLIPHQLGNLSNLHYLNLGHNYYNLYVKSLQWLSGLPLLQHLDLSYANLSQASDWLQEINKLPSLSELRLSQCYLSGFIPPTIPSSINFSSLTTLDLSSNYLQNTSILFWVFGLHNLVSLDLSYNWFQGPIPVHLQNLTSLRHLDLSSNAFNSSIPNWLYSFSHLEFLNLWQNMMQGRISSAIGNLTSAISIDLSSNELEGKVPRSFGNLCKLREIRLSSNKWGQQIPEIFESLSGCVSNGLEILEMDSAQLSGQLTDELGQFKNLVILFLGNNSISGPIPWSIGNLSSLRSLYLESNQINGTLPPSFGHLSKLESLDIYSNMLEGVVSEVHFTNLTRLTLLYASKNRLTLKVSLDWIPPFQLKYLVLGSWNLGPKFPSWLCSQKQLLSLDISNTGIIDAVPPWFWNLSSQFTYLNISHNQIYGEIPHIPLILSDGSIIDVSSNHFEGPLPCISSNLSFLDLSNNSLSGSIFHFLCYKMKEPKKMEFLNLGKNLLSGNISNCWMKWQRLVALNLGNNNFSGSIPASIGSLINLRSLHLSNNSFSGKFPSLLKNCKYLFTIDVGKNEFVGSIPWWIGHRLSSLMILSLRFNNFHGQIPEELCALTSLQILDLSHNKLFGSIPKCLNNFITMARNNNSNSPIYVFGWSTLSSSLPFESELLVIKGESLEYSTTLQLVNIIDLSNNNLSGEIPKEVASLQGLQSLNLSSNILTGMIPENIGDMGSLESIDFSINQLCGQIPQSMSSLTFLSHLNLSNNNLIGRIPSSTQLQSLSASSFFGNKLCGPPLTDSCTINYVKPNIQNKRSKDFGGLKVDWFFVSMALGFVVGFWLVLGPLLWNKQWRILYFQFLDHLGYKLSGVVAQTWQH; encoded by the exons ATGGGGAGCTTAAGATATCTTAATCTCTCCCATGCGGGATTTGAGGGATTGATTCCTCATCAACTTGGGAATCTCTCTAATTTGCACTATCTCAATCTTGGgcataattattataatttatatgtgAAGAGCCTTCAATGGCTCTCTGGGCTTCCTTTACTACAACACCTTGATTTGAGTTATGCAAACCTTAGCCAAGCCTCTGATTGGCTACAGGAGATAAACAAACTCCCTTCCTTGTCAGAGTTGCGATTGTCACAATGCTACCTTTCTGGTTTCATTCCACCAACGATACCCAGTAGTATTAACTTCTCATCTCTCACCACCCTTGATCTTTCATCCAACTATCTTCAAAACACTTCGATTCTGTTTTGGGTCTTTGGTCTTCATAATCTGGTTTCTCTTGATCTATCTTACAATTGGTTTCAAGGTCCAATCCCTGTTCATCTCCAGAACTTGACTTCACTTAGGCACCTCGATCTATCTAGTAACGCTTTCAACTCTTCAATCCCCAATTGGCTGTACAGTTTTAGTCATCTTGAGTTCCTCAACCTCTGGCAAAATATGATGCAGGGTAGAATCTCTAGTGCCATTGGAAACCTAACATCTGCCATTAGCATAGACTTGTCATCCAATGAACTCGAAGGAAAGGTACCAAGATCTTTTGGTAATCTCTGCAAATTAAGGGAAATTAGATTGTCATCCAACAAATGGGGTCAACAGATACCTGAAATCTTTGAAAGTCTATCAGGATGTGTTTCAAATGGACTAGAGATCTTAGAAATGGACAGTGCTCAACTGTCTGGGCAGTTGACTGATGAACTTGGGCAATTTAAAAATCTGGTCATCCTTTTTTTGGGGAATAATTCAATTTCAGGTCCTATTCCATGGTCTATAGGAAATCTTTCCTCTTTAAGATCCTTGTATCTTGAGAGTAATCAAATTAATGGTACTCTCCCTCCAAGCTTTGGACATCTCTCCAAATTAGAGTCTCTAGATATTTATTCAAATATGTTGGAGGGTGTAGTATCTGAAGTTCATTTTACCAATTTAACAAGATTAACTTTACTTTATGCATCTAAAAATCGATTGACTTTAAAAGTAAGTCTCGATTGGATCCCTCCTTTTCAACTCAAATATTTAGTTTTGGGATCATGGAATTTAGGGCCCAAATTTCCTTCATGGCTCTGTTCACAAAAGCAACTTTTGAGCTTGGACATATCCAACACAGGGATTATAGATGCAGTTCCTCCTTGGTTTTGGAACTTGTCTTCTCAGTTTACTTATCTAAATATCTCTCACAATCAAATCTATGGAGAGATTCCGCATATCCCTTTGATTTTGTCCGATGGTTCAATAATTGATGTGAGTTCAAATCACTTCGAAGGTCCATTGCCTTGTATATCCTCTAATTTGAGCTTCCTTGATCTTTCTAATAATTCACTATCTGgatctatttttcattttttgtgttaCAAGATGAAGGAGCCCAAAAAGATGGAATTTCTCAATCTTGGAAAAAATCTGTTATCAGGGAATATAAGTAATTGCTGGATGAAGTGGCAAAGGTTGGTTGCCTTAAATTTGGGAAACAACAATTTCTCTGGTTCTATCCCAGCATCCATTGGATCTCTTATTAATCTTAGGTCTTTGCACCTATCTAACAACAGTTTCTCTGGAAAATTTCCATCCTTGttgaaaaattgtaaatatttgTTTACTATTGATGTTGGCAAAAATGAGTTTGTTGGGAGCATACCTTGGTGGATTGGACACAGACTTTCAAGCTTGATGATTCTTAGCCTTCGCTTCAATAATTTCCATGGTCAAATACCAGAAGAACTTTGTGCTCTGACTTCACTCCAAATCCTAGACCTTTCACATAATAAGCTATTTGGAAGCATACCTAAATGTCTCAACAATTTCATTACTATGGCCAGAAATAACAATTCAAATTCTCCCATATATGTCTTTGGTTGGTCAACATTGTCTAGTTCTTTGCCTTTTGAAAGTGAATTGCTTGTGATTAAGGGAGAATCTCTTGAGTATTCCACCACACTTCAACTTGTAAATATTATAGACCTTTCCAACAACAATTTGTCAGGAGAGATTCCTAAAGAAGTGGCTAGTCTCCAAGGACTACAATCATTGAATTTGTCATCTAATATCTTGACTGGAATGATTCCGGAGAATATAGGTGATATGGGATCATTGGAATCTATTGATTTCTCAATAAACCAACTTTGCGGTCAAATTCCTCAAAGTATGTCAAGTTTGACATTTTTGAGCCACTTGAACTTGTCAAACAACAATTTAATTGGGAGAATCCCTTCAAGCACTCAGCTACAGAGCCTCAGCGCATCCAGTTTTTTTGGGAACAAGCTTTGTGGACCTCCACTTACTGATAGTTGTACTATAAATTATGTAAAACCAAACATTCAAAACAAAAGGAGCAAGGATTTTGGTGGGCTTAAGGTGGATTGGTTTTTTGTAAGTATGGCACTTGGATTTGTGGTTGGGTTTTGGCTTGTATTGGGTCCTTTACTATGGAACAAGCAATGGAGAATTTTGTACTTTCAATTCCTAGATCACCTAGGGTACAAGCTCAGTGGTGTAGTAGCACAAACTTGGCAGCATT AA
- the LOC142614199 gene encoding receptor-like protein EIX1 isoform X1 — protein sequence MGSLRYLNLSHAGFEGLIPHQLGNLSNLHYLNLGHNYYNLYVKSLQWLSGLPLLQHLDLSYANLSQASDWLQEINKLPSLSELRLSQCYLSGFIPPTIPSSINFSSLTTLDLSSNYLQNTSILFWVFGLHNLVSLDLSYNWFQGPIPVHLQNLTSLRHLDLSSNAFNSSIPNWLYSFSHLEFLNLWQNMMQGRISSAIGNLTSAISIDLSSNELEGKVPRSFGNLCKLREIRLSSNKWGQQIPEIFESLSGCVSNGLEILEMDSAQLSGQLTDELGQFKNLVILFLGNNSISGPIPWSIGNLSSLRSLYLESNQINGTLPPSFGHLSKLESLDIYSNMLEGVVSEVHFTNLTRLTLLYASKNRLTLKVSLDWIPPFQLKYLVLGSWNLGPKFPSWLCSQKQLLSLDISNTGIIDAVPPWFWNLSSQFTYLNISHNQIYGEIPHIPLILSDGSIIDVSSNHFEGPLPCISSNLSFLDLSNNSLSGSIFHFLCYKMKEPKKMEFLNLGKNLLSGNISNCWMKWQRLVALNLGNNNFSGSIPASIGSLINLRSLHLSNNSFSGKFPSLLKNCKYLFTIDVGKNEFVGSIPWWIGHRLSSLMILSLRFNNFHGQIPEELCALTSLQILDLSHNKLFGSIPKCLNNFITMARNNNSNSPIYVFGWSTLSSSLPFESELLVIKGESLEYSTTLQLVNIIDLSNNNLSGEIPKEVASLQGLQSLNLSSNILTGMIPENIGDMGSLESIDFSINQLCGQIPQSMSSLTFLSHLNLSNNNLIGRIPSSTQLQSLSASSFFGNKLCGPPLTDSCTINYVKPNIQNKRSKDFGGLKVDWFFVSMALGFVVGFWLVLGPLLWNKQWRILYFQFLDHLGYKLSGVVAQTWQHCNYML from the coding sequence ATGGGGAGCTTAAGATATCTTAATCTCTCCCATGCGGGATTTGAGGGATTGATTCCTCATCAACTTGGGAATCTCTCTAATTTGCACTATCTCAATCTTGGgcataattattataatttatatgtgAAGAGCCTTCAATGGCTCTCTGGGCTTCCTTTACTACAACACCTTGATTTGAGTTATGCAAACCTTAGCCAAGCCTCTGATTGGCTACAGGAGATAAACAAACTCCCTTCCTTGTCAGAGTTGCGATTGTCACAATGCTACCTTTCTGGTTTCATTCCACCAACGATACCCAGTAGTATTAACTTCTCATCTCTCACCACCCTTGATCTTTCATCCAACTATCTTCAAAACACTTCGATTCTGTTTTGGGTCTTTGGTCTTCATAATCTGGTTTCTCTTGATCTATCTTACAATTGGTTTCAAGGTCCAATCCCTGTTCATCTCCAGAACTTGACTTCACTTAGGCACCTCGATCTATCTAGTAACGCTTTCAACTCTTCAATCCCCAATTGGCTGTACAGTTTTAGTCATCTTGAGTTCCTCAACCTCTGGCAAAATATGATGCAGGGTAGAATCTCTAGTGCCATTGGAAACCTAACATCTGCCATTAGCATAGACTTGTCATCCAATGAACTCGAAGGAAAGGTACCAAGATCTTTTGGTAATCTCTGCAAATTAAGGGAAATTAGATTGTCATCCAACAAATGGGGTCAACAGATACCTGAAATCTTTGAAAGTCTATCAGGATGTGTTTCAAATGGACTAGAGATCTTAGAAATGGACAGTGCTCAACTGTCTGGGCAGTTGACTGATGAACTTGGGCAATTTAAAAATCTGGTCATCCTTTTTTTGGGGAATAATTCAATTTCAGGTCCTATTCCATGGTCTATAGGAAATCTTTCCTCTTTAAGATCCTTGTATCTTGAGAGTAATCAAATTAATGGTACTCTCCCTCCAAGCTTTGGACATCTCTCCAAATTAGAGTCTCTAGATATTTATTCAAATATGTTGGAGGGTGTAGTATCTGAAGTTCATTTTACCAATTTAACAAGATTAACTTTACTTTATGCATCTAAAAATCGATTGACTTTAAAAGTAAGTCTCGATTGGATCCCTCCTTTTCAACTCAAATATTTAGTTTTGGGATCATGGAATTTAGGGCCCAAATTTCCTTCATGGCTCTGTTCACAAAAGCAACTTTTGAGCTTGGACATATCCAACACAGGGATTATAGATGCAGTTCCTCCTTGGTTTTGGAACTTGTCTTCTCAGTTTACTTATCTAAATATCTCTCACAATCAAATCTATGGAGAGATTCCGCATATCCCTTTGATTTTGTCCGATGGTTCAATAATTGATGTGAGTTCAAATCACTTCGAAGGTCCATTGCCTTGTATATCCTCTAATTTGAGCTTCCTTGATCTTTCTAATAATTCACTATCTGgatctatttttcattttttgtgttaCAAGATGAAGGAGCCCAAAAAGATGGAATTTCTCAATCTTGGAAAAAATCTGTTATCAGGGAATATAAGTAATTGCTGGATGAAGTGGCAAAGGTTGGTTGCCTTAAATTTGGGAAACAACAATTTCTCTGGTTCTATCCCAGCATCCATTGGATCTCTTATTAATCTTAGGTCTTTGCACCTATCTAACAACAGTTTCTCTGGAAAATTTCCATCCTTGttgaaaaattgtaaatatttgTTTACTATTGATGTTGGCAAAAATGAGTTTGTTGGGAGCATACCTTGGTGGATTGGACACAGACTTTCAAGCTTGATGATTCTTAGCCTTCGCTTCAATAATTTCCATGGTCAAATACCAGAAGAACTTTGTGCTCTGACTTCACTCCAAATCCTAGACCTTTCACATAATAAGCTATTTGGAAGCATACCTAAATGTCTCAACAATTTCATTACTATGGCCAGAAATAACAATTCAAATTCTCCCATATATGTCTTTGGTTGGTCAACATTGTCTAGTTCTTTGCCTTTTGAAAGTGAATTGCTTGTGATTAAGGGAGAATCTCTTGAGTATTCCACCACACTTCAACTTGTAAATATTATAGACCTTTCCAACAACAATTTGTCAGGAGAGATTCCTAAAGAAGTGGCTAGTCTCCAAGGACTACAATCATTGAATTTGTCATCTAATATCTTGACTGGAATGATTCCGGAGAATATAGGTGATATGGGATCATTGGAATCTATTGATTTCTCAATAAACCAACTTTGCGGTCAAATTCCTCAAAGTATGTCAAGTTTGACATTTTTGAGCCACTTGAACTTGTCAAACAACAATTTAATTGGGAGAATCCCTTCAAGCACTCAGCTACAGAGCCTCAGCGCATCCAGTTTTTTTGGGAACAAGCTTTGTGGACCTCCACTTACTGATAGTTGTACTATAAATTATGTAAAACCAAACATTCAAAACAAAAGGAGCAAGGATTTTGGTGGGCTTAAGGTGGATTGGTTTTTTGTAAGTATGGCACTTGGATTTGTGGTTGGGTTTTGGCTTGTATTGGGTCCTTTACTATGGAACAAGCAATGGAGAATTTTGTACTTTCAATTCCTAGATCACCTAGGGTACAAGCTCAGTGGTGTAGTAGCACAAACTTGGCAGCATTGTAATTATATGTTATAA